Part of the Triticum urartu cultivar G1812 chromosome 2, Tu2.1, whole genome shotgun sequence genome, ttctcatccaaggccctaagcaacccagcaacgacattgatgtgtacctaaggccattagttgaataacttttacagttgtggaatgaaaacggtgtacgtgtgtgggatgagcaaGACCAGCAGGAATTTCACCTACAtgcgttgctgtttgtaaccatcaatgattggcctgctctcagtaacctttcaggacagacaaataAGGGATGCCacgcacgcactgtttagatcaCATCGAAAGTATATATTTGGACAAATGTAGGTACTTGGGGCATCGTCGATTTCCTCCggccaaccatcaatgtcgaaagaaaggtaagtatttcaaaggcgaggaagatcatcggaagaagcccgccattcGTCCTGCCTGAGCGCCCCGCAGCGGCCATGTGGAGCCCCTTCTGTCTCGGTTTGTAAgtgaactgggactaaaggttTTGGGTTTTAGTctcgaccctttagtcccggttccagaaccggggcTAAAGGGCCTCTGGAACCGAGATAAATGGGAGAAACGAAAAGGTGATTACATAAGAGAACCAAATCATGTTGTTACCGGACCAAACGAAAAGGTGATTATACTCTATCAGTATGTGGCATCGAAATGGTCTGTGTGACAACGTTTGTGTAGAGCTCTCTTGAATGGGCCACATTCACCATCTATGGTGTGGATACCCTGTGTGGCCCTTGGCCCAGACAAAGCTCCCACAAAAAGCAAAGAGCCTATCATGAGGGCTGgatgttttagtcccaccttgcttgTGCAACAGGTTTTTGACCAACTTATAAGGCCATCTCACATGCTTTCTTTAGATGAGATGGAGATAAGGTAGAGCTATGTTACCTCTACACCACACACCTATAACGCGTGCGCTCGTGAATTAAACGTTAACTTATCGCAACTTAAGACTTgacatggtgttatttttgtgcaaaataaaagttctcggattgacctgaaaatttacggagaatattttttaaatatgtaaaaaatattggcgcaagaatcaaccagaggggggccacccagaggccacaagccctaggggcgcgccctgcatgcttgtgggccccctggagctccccCGACCCTAATTCCAACTCTATAAGTACCTATTCACGGAGAGAgaaaaccagagagaaggattcaccgcgttttacgatacggagccaccgccacctcttgttcttcattgggagggctgatctggagtctgttcggggctccgtaGAGGGGGATTCATTGCCATCATCACCACCAACCTtcttccatcaccaatttcatgatgctcactgtcgtgcgtgagtaatttcatcgtaggcttgctggacggtgatgggttggatgagatttatcatgtaatcgagttagttttgctagggtttgatccctagtatgcactatgttctgagattgatgttgctatgactttgctatgattaatacttgtcactagggcccaagtgccatgatttcagatctgaacatattACATTTTCATGAACAAATTtatgttcttgatcctatcttgcaagttgtagaaacctattacgagttatgatccgcataccccaagaTGACAGTAAGTGGAATTCTTTCctgtgattaccgtagtttgaggagttcatgtattcactaagtgccaatgctttggtctggttctctattaaaaggaggtcttaatattccttagtttccattaggacctcGCTGTCACGGGAGGAACCGGAGGGtgggacaaaagatgtcatgcaagttcttttccataagcacgtatgactatatacgaaatacatgcctacattatattgatgaattgaaGCTAGTTCTATGTCATCCTAGGTTATAACTGCTACATGACAaatattattcgacacaattatCATTGCCGAtacattgcctacaagcttttcacatattgatctctgctaagttactttcgttgctactgctgttacaatcactacaaactgatgctgttacttttgccactgttaccgttacttccatactactttgctactaaatactttgctgcagatattaagtcttacaggcgtggttgaattgacaactgaACAGGTAGTACTCgcgaatattctttggctcccttatgtcgaatcaataaatttgggttgaatactataccctcgaaaactgttacgatctcctatacttgtgggttatcgcAAGCCAATGGGACGCAAGGCGCTGGCCCTCATGGCCATATCGACCACCTCGTGGGACGACCAACCCCCAACAGCATGACAAAAGAGCCCCGATAGGTGTCGGCGCCGAGCTAGGACTAGGGGGTAGAGGGAAatgagaggaggagaagaggaaggaggaaaACGCTCCGTTGTCGCGATCCCATGGTGAAAGTTTGCTCGGTATGGATGACCGATGGTGGCGAGGGGAAGGGCGAGCAGGTAGCGATGGGGTGGGGCTCCGCCCGTGTCGACATGAACCGTTTCTTTTCCAAACAAAAGTTAAGATGTTAACAGAAGCTCATTGTGTCTTAATTAtgtattttaatttttttatcgTGTATCCTAAAAAAATTGCCATGCAATTAAATTTCTTTTAACATGTACCTTTAAAATGTTCAACGCATTTTTCAGATATATTCACCGTATATTTAGGAAAATGGTTGACACATATTATAAGTACTTGAAAAATGTTTGACATGTCTTTAAAAATTATTTAGCACATGTCTAAAAAATTCAACAAGTATATTAAAAAGGTTAAATGTATTTGTTTAAAATTTCATCATGCACTTAGAATTTTTTTGACTTATATTTGAAACATGTTTAACGTGTgttaaaaaatgttcattatgCATTTGAAAATGTACAATAGGGATCTTCAACAATAGTTGAACGAGTAAAAAGGATGTTCACCATGTATTTTAAAAAAAAAAATTCGATATATATTTGAAAAATGTCTTACACATGTTTAAAAGGCTCACCATAtatttaaaaatgtacaaccagTATATAGAAAAAATATTCAGCATGTATTTAGCAAATAGTCTACATGTAACAAACTGAAAAATTAAAACCAGGAGAAAACATAAAAGAGAAACATAAAGTAAATAAATGTCAAATGTTTATCCAAGAAAATGTTTAGAGTGTATTGCAATTTACAAATGGTCAAATTGTATTAAAACAATGTTCATACACTGACACCTGGCGGACTAAAATAATCACAAGTTCAAACTAATAAAAGAAAGACCACAAACGGAGAAAATGAGATAGtaaattaaaaaaacaaaaaatagaaCAAATAACGAAGAGAAAAATAAAAGCGAAAGGAAACAAAAACATATCGGAACCTTCCTCGAACTGCCAAAGGGCGCCTCCTATTTCTCATGTAGGTAGTGACCCTCCGCGTGCCCGTGCTCTCTATGAGCCGGCCATTCCAGTTTAGGGAAGGCTCTAGAACCGTTGTTGAACCatttttttcttttattatttGATTTTTCCTCTGGTTTCTCCTTTCTTTCTCGTTTTTAGTTTTGTATTTTATTTTCTCCTTTTTACAAACCATTGAACTTTTCTCCAAGCCATTTTTTTAATTTCGTATACTTTTCCAAAGCCATTAACCTTTTTGAAAGACGCCCTCAGTTTTTCAAATTCGCGAACCATTTTCAAATTGGTTATTTTTTCTGAAATATGTGAAATCTTAAAATTCACACGCATTTTATAATTCCGAGAATATTTTAAAAATTTATGATTTTTTTGGAAATTCAAGAATATTTGTAAAATCATCAACATTTTTTGAACTTTTGGACCAATTTATGAGATTGCGAACTTTTGTTGAATATATGCTAAcattttgtgtgtgtgtgtgtgtgtgtgtgtgtgtgtgtgtgtgtgtgaaatcATCAACATTTTGTGTTCCTACAAAAATATGCTAAACTTTTGTGGATGGTAGAATGTTTTTTTTATTCACAAACTTTTTTTTGAAACTTTTTGTGAATGGTGACATGAGAATATATTGTTGGAAGGACATGTTAAATCGTATTCACTTCGTTCCAACAACGCCATGTTAGATTCAAACGAGCAATAATAAAGAAAAAGGTGCCAAGGCGGAACTCGTAGCAACTGCGGTCTTTTGTAATGCATGAAGTGTAGCATTCTAGACAGAAGGCTTTTATTCTTACTATTATTAATTATTATTGGGATCTCTGAGGGGAACATGCCATGGCAGATTACATTCTACGACGATGATGATAGTCACTATATAGCTCAGCATACAGGCACGTACGCGCGCACTTTATTTAGTTATTCTGCATGCCATGATCTCAGTTTTCTTCAGCGGCCTTCCTCTCGCGCGATCCCCATGATCGAAGCTCCTCACGCGTGCGCGGGTGGTGGTACTGGCGCCACGGTGTAAGCTGCAATTATTAAGTCGTACTACGTGGATTAGACGAGCCCGGCCATGCAAAACTGCAGAAAAATGAATTGCGCAAAACCTCTGCATAAATGCTTGGTTGCTTACTTCCGCATTTGCTCCCGACGGTGAGTTTGATTTTGCAGTCGTGGGCGAGGTGGACGAGCTTCACGGGGCTGACGGTACGCTCGTCGGAGGCGGTGAGGACGCGGCAGATGCAGGGCATGTCGACCTTCTTCACCTCGTTTTTGCAGGCCTGGCTCGGGGGCGTGTAGAAGCCCTCCTTCTTGATGCTCTTGATGCAGATGCTCACGATCCTGTCCCTCTCGTCGTAGCAGTCCTTCTCCCCCGCGGCGAGATGCGCCGCGAACCCGGCGAAGAGCGACGCGAACAGCAGGGCACGGACGAGGCTGGCTCCGGTGCGGCGGCCCATCTCCGTGTCTAGGCCGTAGTGTGTGATGCTGGTATGCTTGCGAGTGGTGTGCATGATGCTGGCAGTGGGAGCTCGTTTATATAGTAGCCGAGGACCCCCGGTGCACGTACGATCGACGGAGAGATCGACGACCTACCTACCTGGTTGACGGCGGCGCTAGTTGCATTAAAACGGTTAGCGGCGACAAGAAAGCAAATGATCTTAGAGCTTCGATCGAACTGCTATAGGCATTACAGAGGCATATGTCGCTTCATTGAATCCGGGTCTTGGTAGTGGGTGCAGTGATCGACCTAAGGCATCAAGTCCAAGAACAGATGAACTCAGCTGCAGATGCTGGACGTACGGTTGTTCATGGAGACAAGACAAAACCACCCCCTTCTTCCATCACACAGTCACTGAAAAGAGAAGGAATAATCAGCTATTCTAGATTGGCCTCCACCTTCGATGCTCGAAAATGGCATCATCGCATAACCTTTAACCAGTGAAGAGGCATCGCAGACAGTTGTATCTGTATGCATTACACCAACTTTTTTTGGCTCTTCAATGCAAGCAGGCAGGTCCCATTTAACTCCTAGAAAAATCTCTAAGGCCATTAGTGATCGCCCATTAGTGGGTTAATTACATCATAAGTTGTGTTGTAAAAACTCAAATTAAGTAGCGCTCAACCGCCTGGCTCCATTGAGAAAAATCTAGTGTCCTTCACTGAGAAAAGGTCAAAAAATCAAGCGCTTCTGCCTCTGAAAAAACCGGACACCGCTTTTTATATTAGTATTAAGAAAATGTttgcaatttttttgaaaaatacTCTTGAATTATGGAAAATGGTTCATGAATGCAAAAAGTGTCGGCGCTTTTGATAAAATGTTCAAGAGTTTTAGTGAAATGCTCACGAATTTAAAAACAAATCATGATTTCAAAATCCTCAATTAGTACAAAAAATTTAACATTTAAAATTAAGTTTCAATATTTTGACAAATTTTAAAAtagtgaaaaagaaaaaaaagtaaaataacaaagataaaatgaaaaaaaacagAATGAAAACATGGGAAAATAAACTTAATAGAAAGTAAAAAAAGGAGTAAAAAAGGCAGAAAAGCAACAGAAACACACAAAAACCAAGCAATAGAAAAAAAATCAACCAAAATGGGCCAACCACATTGCCTCTCGCTTCTGGCCGTGGGGCGTCGATCCTCAATGCAGACAATGAGGAACGATACAAAGCTGTCTGGACTGCCAATGCTAGAGCTAAAGGGGCACTCAGATATGATCTGAGCTTGCCCGCCGATAAGACTGGACCGGAGGATAGCCAAGGTCCATGACGACGGCCCCAAGTGGGTGATTATGCAACACAACGTCGACATTGTGACCGAAGGTATGCTCAAGGGTTTTCACTAGAGCCCTAGCATGGGGAGGGGAAGCACAATGACGCCACCAAGAGAGACATGACACACACATGCATCGCCACAGCCAGAGTGCGGACCTTTTGGTCGATGTCTCACCGCGGCGCACCGAGGTGTTATGGTCCCAAAAGTCCACCGCCACCACACCATGATCCCGGGGCGCCACTACTGAagcaccgccaccacctccaggaTCCCCGTCGCCTCGTTCCTCGTTGTCCATATAGCCGAGGAGAAATGCCACCAGCATCACAACGTTGCTCGCCATAAAGATAATCGCACGACCTCGCCATCAAGGGCCACCGCCCCAACATTTTAGAACCCCAAACCCTTGCACCATCATCGGTCAACACATATTTCGCATGTAGAAGCAGACCCACCATGAACCATGTGGGTGCCCCCACCTGCCACCAATGGTGTGAGCCACGGGAAGCAACATGGCAACGGGAATACCAGTCAACGAGCAGAAGACGGCATGCACAACCCCCTAGTCACGGCTTCCCATCCGGTTCAATGGCCCACTCACCACCCCAGATCTTGGTACAAGTGGGCACCTCGGGCAGGAAGCCTCTGGCCCAAGGCCGGGTGAGGCGGCGAACAATGCCCTCGTCGTGACCATACCTCACGAGGAAGAagacgaccccccccccccccaagttgTGACCGCCTCATTGGGCTGAAGAACATCATTGGGCCCTAGATGAGGGATGGACCGGGCTCCTGGTCAGTGCCCCCAAGGGGAGGCCATGCGCTGACCCTCCTAGTTGTGTCGACCACTTCCCAGGATACCCAACCTCTGGTTGTGCGATGGGTGGTCAGGTGACGGTACGAACATAGGGTTAGGGGCATAGAGGGAACCAAAGGGGGGCAGAGGAAGCAGGGGAACCGCTCCGCCGTCGCCAACCCATGGCGAGACTTTGCTCGACGAGGACGACCAGTGGCAGCGAAGGGGGAATGGCAGGGTCGGTAGTGAAGGGGTGTGGGCTCCGCCCGTGTCACCCTTGGGGACGATGCAGTTACATGAGCGATTTTTTTCCAAACCAATGTTAAGATGTTCACAAACGTTCACTATGTGTTAGTTATATATTTTGAAATTTTCTTTCTCAGCTATTCTTAAAAAAAATTACAAAATAATTAAGGAATGTTTAGCATGTAtccaaaaaatgttcataataTTTTTTAATACACGGTGAATAATGATCGATGCATATTTTATGTATTTAAAAATGTTTGACATCTCTATAAAATTGTTTGATATATATCTAAAATATTTCAACATGTATATTAAGAGGTTAATGTTTTTTTTAAGAAGTTCACCATGTATTTATAAATTTTTGACATATATGTGAAAAAATATGTATATATTAAAAACTATTCATTGTGTATTAAAAAATGTACACCATATATCTTCAAACTTTTTTGAACGATTTAGAAATAAATTCACCATTTATTTTGAAAACAATATTTTGTATGTACTTGAAAAATACAAGTATATAAATAAATATTCAACATTACTCAGAAAAAGGTCAGCATATATTGAAAAAATACAAATCAAACAGAAAAAAAATGTGAAAATGCATAAAACAGAAAACTAAACTAAATAAAATATCAAATGTGTCTCTAAAAATGTTTAATGTCTATTACGAATGTTCAAATTTTATTAAAATAATGTTCATACACTAAAATCGGGCGGATTAAAAAAAATCACGAGTTCGAAATAAACAACAAAAAAGGTGAGATAGTAATTAAAAATATAAAAACTGAAAATACAGAAGATTAAAATTAAAAAAACACAGAATGCCAACAAAAAGAAACGCAGAGAAGGAAAAAAAAAAGGCTCAGAACCTTTCTCGAACTGCCAAAAGGCGCTTCCTATTTCGCGCCTATAGCGTCCTACCAAATACTCCTTCGTGCTTCGTCCTCACTACTATGGGCCGGGCCATTTCGGCCTTGGAAAGGTTCCAAAGCAAAACCCGCTCTGCCCTTAACCGATTtattatttctttctcttttctttcttcaAATAAGTGAACTTTTCTCAAACTCATGCTTTTTTTTGAATTCGTGAAGTTTTTCCCAATCCATGAATGtttttttcaaat contains:
- the LOC125534023 gene encoding uncharacterized protein LOC125534023, encoding MHTTRKHTSITHYGLDTEMGRRTGASLVRALLFASLFAGFAAHLAAGEKDCYDERDRIVSICIKSIKKEGFYTPPSQACKNEVKKVDMPCICRVLTASDERTVSPVKLVHLAHDCKIKLTVGSKCGTYTVAPVPPPAHA